In a single window of the Pandoraea pulmonicola genome:
- a CDS encoding cob(I)yrinic acid a,c-diamide adenosyltransferase has protein sequence MGNRLSKIVTRTGDGGKTGLGDGARVDKFSPRIVAIGEIDETNSHIGVLLCEALPEDIRALLLDIQHDLFDLGGELSMPRHTLLGDAQVAKLDDWLARLNTDLPPLKEFILPGGTRAAALAHVVRTVARRAERAMVALGAEETVGPAPRQYINRLSDLMFVLARVLNRAGGGTDVLWQRARGATDATGESAAD, from the coding sequence ATGGGTAATCGTTTGAGCAAGATCGTCACGCGCACGGGTGACGGTGGCAAGACCGGCCTGGGAGATGGCGCACGCGTGGACAAATTCAGCCCGCGCATCGTCGCCATCGGCGAGATCGACGAAACGAACTCGCATATCGGCGTGTTGCTGTGCGAAGCGCTGCCGGAAGACATCCGCGCGCTGCTGCTGGATATCCAGCACGATCTGTTCGATCTCGGCGGCGAGCTGAGCATGCCGCGCCACACGCTCCTCGGCGACGCGCAAGTGGCCAAGCTCGACGACTGGCTGGCGCGCCTGAACACCGATCTACCACCTCTGAAGGAGTTCATCCTGCCGGGCGGCACCCGTGCGGCGGCGCTCGCGCACGTGGTGCGCACCGTGGCGCGTCGGGCCGAGCGGGCCATGGTGGCTCTCGGTGCCGAGGAGACGGTGGGACCCGCCCCGCGTCAGTACATCAACCGTTTGTCCGACCTGATGTTCGTGCTCGCCCGGGTGCTCAACCGCGCGGGCGGCGGCACGGATGTGCTGTGGCAGCGCGCCCGGGGCGCAACGGACGCAACGGGCGAAAGCGCGGCGGACTGA
- a CDS encoding FAD-binding oxidoreductase, with product MNHPHLPFAAKRPFPDALLSELQALLGERVSTKDALREHHGRDESPFDPMLPDAVAFAHSTDEVSQIVKLCAKYDVPIIPYGAGSSLEGHLLAVEGGLSLDLSEMNQVVSINAEDLTVTVQPGISRKALNEALRDTGLFFPIDPGADASVGGMCATRASGTNAVRYGTMRENVLALSVVLADGRVIHTGTRARKSSAGYDLTRLFVGSEGTLGIITEATVRLYPQPEAVSAAICSFPSMTDAVNCVIQTIQLGVPVARVEFVDALAVRAINRHSKLELPETQTLFFEFHGSDAGVKEQAETVEELAKENGGTGFEWATRTEDRNRLWSARHSAYFAMLQLKPGCRAVTTDVCVPISRLAECVGETEEDLRASSLPCPIVGHVGDGNFHVAILIDPDKPEEIEEAEHLNQRIVERAIRMGGTCTGEHGVGLHKMGFLVTEHGEDAIDVMRSIKTSLDPRNLLNPGKIFRLRSAG from the coding sequence GTGAATCACCCCCATCTGCCGTTCGCTGCGAAGCGTCCGTTCCCCGACGCGCTGCTGAGCGAGTTGCAAGCCCTGCTGGGCGAGCGCGTGAGCACCAAGGACGCGCTGCGCGAACACCACGGCCGTGACGAGTCTCCGTTCGATCCCATGCTTCCCGATGCGGTCGCGTTCGCGCACAGCACCGATGAGGTGTCGCAGATCGTCAAACTATGCGCGAAGTACGACGTGCCCATCATTCCGTACGGCGCCGGTTCCTCGCTCGAGGGGCATCTGCTCGCCGTCGAGGGCGGACTGTCGCTCGACCTCTCCGAAATGAACCAGGTCGTCTCGATCAATGCGGAAGACCTGACCGTCACCGTGCAGCCGGGCATCTCGCGCAAGGCGCTCAACGAAGCGCTGCGCGACACCGGGCTGTTCTTCCCGATCGACCCGGGTGCGGACGCGAGCGTTGGCGGCATGTGCGCCACGCGCGCGTCGGGCACCAATGCCGTGCGCTACGGCACGATGCGCGAGAACGTGCTCGCGCTGAGCGTCGTGCTCGCGGATGGCCGCGTGATTCACACAGGAACGCGGGCACGCAAGTCCTCGGCCGGTTACGACCTCACCCGTCTGTTCGTCGGCAGCGAGGGCACGCTCGGCATCATCACCGAAGCGACGGTGCGCCTGTATCCGCAGCCCGAAGCCGTGTCGGCCGCGATCTGTTCGTTCCCGAGCATGACGGATGCCGTGAACTGCGTCATTCAGACGATCCAGCTCGGCGTGCCGGTGGCGCGCGTGGAGTTCGTCGATGCGCTGGCCGTGCGCGCGATCAACAGGCATTCGAAACTCGAACTGCCCGAAACGCAGACGCTGTTCTTCGAATTCCACGGTAGCGATGCCGGCGTGAAGGAACAGGCGGAGACGGTCGAAGAACTCGCCAAGGAAAACGGCGGCACCGGCTTCGAATGGGCCACCCGCACCGAGGACCGCAACCGGCTGTGGAGCGCGCGTCACAGCGCGTACTTCGCGATGCTGCAGCTCAAACCGGGCTGCCGCGCGGTGACCACCGACGTGTGCGTGCCGATTTCGCGCCTGGCCGAGTGCGTCGGCGAGACCGAGGAGGATCTGCGTGCATCGAGCCTGCCGTGCCCGATCGTGGGTCATGTGGGCGACGGCAACTTCCACGTGGCCATCCTGATCGATCCGGACAAGCCCGAAGAGATCGAGGAAGCCGAGCATCTCAACCAACGCATCGTCGAGCGGGCGATTCGCATGGGCGGCACTTGCACTGGCGAGCACGGCGTGGGCCTGCACAAGATGGGCTTCCTCGTGACCGAGCACGGCGAGGACGCCATCGACGTGATGCGATCGATCAAGACATCGCTCGATCCGCGCAACCTGCTCAATCCGGGCAAGATTTTCCGGTTGCGCTCGGCGGGCTAA
- a CDS encoding FAD-linked oxidase C-terminal domain-containing protein translates to MNAPVTSQGPSSPLQAGTAAGHAGPATGASVTENADAARALEARQRQLLEALAQILPPHCILHRREDTGPYECDGLAAYRRVPLAVVLPETESQVQRILQACHQLGIPVVPRGAGTSLSGGAMPMADGLVLSLAKFKKIVEIDPYARTATVQPGVRNLAISDAAAPYGLYYAPDPSSQIACTIGGNIAENSGGVHCLKYGLTVHNVLRVRAVTMSGEVIEFGSLGPDAPGLDLLSVFIGSEGMFGVVTEITVKLVPKAQTAQVIMASFDDVETGGNAVAAIIAAGIIPAGLEMMDRPATQAVEEFVHAGYDLDAAAILLCESDGTPEEVAEEIMRISHVLRTSGATRLQISRSEEERLRFWSGRKNAFPAAGRISPDYYCMDGTIPRRAIGTLLKRIEGMEQQYGLRCINVFHAGDGNMHPLILFNGNDLDEWHRAEAFGCDILEACVELGGTITGEHGVGIEKINSMCVQFSAEERDAFFGVKRAFDPVGLLNPDKGIPTRARCAEYGKLHVRGGLLPHPDLPRF, encoded by the coding sequence ATGAACGCGCCCGTCACCTCGCAAGGCCCCTCCAGCCCGCTCCAGGCGGGCACGGCTGCGGGCCACGCCGGCCCCGCAACCGGAGCCTCTGTCACGGAAAACGCCGATGCCGCTCGCGCCCTGGAGGCACGGCAGCGGCAACTGCTCGAGGCCCTCGCGCAGATCCTTCCGCCGCATTGCATTCTGCATCGCCGCGAAGACACCGGGCCGTACGAGTGCGACGGCCTCGCCGCCTATCGTCGCGTACCGCTGGCGGTCGTGCTGCCCGAGACCGAGTCGCAGGTGCAGCGCATCCTGCAGGCCTGCCATCAATTGGGGATTCCGGTCGTGCCGCGCGGGGCCGGCACCAGCCTGTCGGGCGGTGCGATGCCGATGGCCGACGGGCTGGTGCTCTCGCTCGCGAAGTTCAAGAAGATCGTCGAGATCGATCCCTATGCGCGTACGGCCACGGTGCAGCCCGGCGTTCGCAATCTCGCGATCTCGGATGCCGCCGCGCCTTACGGACTGTATTACGCACCGGATCCGTCATCGCAGATCGCCTGCACCATCGGCGGCAACATCGCGGAAAATTCCGGCGGGGTGCACTGCCTGAAATACGGCCTCACGGTGCATAACGTGCTGCGCGTTCGCGCCGTCACGATGTCGGGCGAAGTCATCGAGTTCGGCTCACTCGGCCCCGACGCGCCGGGTCTCGACCTGCTCTCCGTGTTCATCGGCAGCGAAGGGATGTTTGGCGTGGTGACGGAAATCACGGTCAAACTCGTGCCCAAAGCGCAGACGGCGCAGGTCATCATGGCAAGCTTCGACGATGTGGAGACGGGCGGCAACGCGGTGGCCGCGATCATCGCCGCCGGCATCATCCCGGCGGGACTGGAGATGATGGACAGGCCCGCCACGCAGGCCGTCGAAGAGTTCGTGCACGCGGGCTACGATCTCGACGCCGCCGCCATCCTGCTCTGCGAGTCGGACGGCACGCCCGAAGAGGTCGCCGAAGAGATCATGCGCATCTCGCATGTGCTGCGAACGTCGGGGGCAACGCGCCTGCAGATTTCCCGCAGCGAAGAGGAACGGCTGCGTTTCTGGTCGGGCCGCAAGAACGCGTTCCCGGCCGCCGGACGCATCTCGCCGGACTATTACTGCATGGATGGCACGATTCCACGCCGCGCGATTGGGACATTACTCAAACGCATCGAGGGTATGGAACAACAGTACGGATTGCGCTGTATTAACGTCTTTCACGCGGGAGACGGCAACATGCATCCGCTCATTCTTTTCAACGGCAACGATCTCGACGAATGGCATCGCGCCGAAGCGTTCGGTTGCGACATTCTGGAGGCGTGCGTCGAGCTCGGCGGCACGATCACCGGCGAGCACGGCGTGGGCATCGAGAAGATCAACTCGATGTGCGTGCAGTTCTCGGCCGAGGAGCGCGATGCGTTCTTCGGTGTGAAGCGCGCCTTCGATCCGGTCGGTCTGCTCAATCCGGACAAGGGTATCCCGACACGGGCGCGCTGCGCCGAGTACGGCAAGCTGCACGTGCGCGGCGGTCTGCTGCCCCATCCCGACCTGCCGAGGTTCTGA
- a CDS encoding ion transporter codes for MRPLSEWLPHDWRQRLYIIIFEADTREGRLFDIALLVAIVLSVFTVIVSSVPAVQNTAALPMAILEWFFTLLFTLEYIARLLSAHRPMRYALSFYGIIDLLAILPTYLAILVPELHGLIDVRLLRLMRAFRILKLTAYVNEAGILSIALYNARRKILVFLGFISIIVVIFGTLMHIIEGPEHGFTSIPVGIYWAIVTLTTTGYGDVVPVTGLGKAITGFVMLLGYSVIAIPTGIMGAEIHSAMRKKTITTRTCVQCHTEGHDPDASYCKHCGSELGPYQSDMPPPPEPS; via the coding sequence ATGCGGCCGCTGTCGGAATGGCTGCCGCACGACTGGCGGCAGCGGCTTTACATCATCATTTTCGAGGCCGACACGCGCGAGGGACGACTGTTCGACATCGCCCTGCTCGTCGCCATCGTCCTGTCGGTGTTCACGGTGATCGTCTCCAGCGTCCCGGCCGTACAGAACACGGCCGCGCTGCCGATGGCCATTCTCGAATGGTTCTTCACGCTGCTGTTCACACTCGAGTACATTGCCCGCCTGCTGAGCGCGCACCGGCCGATGCGGTATGCGCTGTCGTTCTACGGCATCATCGACCTGCTCGCCATCCTGCCCACGTATCTCGCGATTCTCGTGCCGGAACTGCACGGGCTGATCGACGTGCGGCTGCTGCGCCTGATGCGCGCCTTCCGGATCCTCAAACTCACCGCCTACGTGAACGAAGCCGGGATCCTCAGCATTGCGCTGTACAACGCACGCCGCAAGATCCTCGTGTTCCTGGGGTTCATCTCGATCATCGTGGTGATTTTCGGCACCCTCATGCACATCATCGAAGGACCCGAGCACGGCTTCACGAGTATTCCGGTCGGGATCTACTGGGCCATCGTCACGCTCACGACCACCGGCTATGGCGACGTGGTGCCCGTGACCGGGCTGGGCAAGGCGATCACGGGCTTCGTGATGCTGCTCGGCTACAGCGTGATTGCGATTCCGACCGGCATCATGGGCGCCGAGATCCATTCGGCCATGCGCAAGAAAACGATCACCACGCGCACCTGCGTGCAATGCCACACCGAAGGTCACGATCCCGACGCCAGCTACTGCAAGCACTGCGGCAGCGAACTGGGGCCCTATCAATCCGACATGCCACCGCCGCCAGAACCGAGCTGA
- the glcE gene encoding glycolate oxidase subunit GlcE, translating into MTDTTATNSSTAPIASTSTTSPIDTLERFRAVIEQATARRAPLQLRGGGTKAWYGQQRVGEVLDTRAYSGIVAYDAAELVITARCGTPLADVEAALADRNQLLPFEPPYFGPGATIGGVVAAGLAGPRRSAVGSVRDFVLGAKLMDGRGHVLNFGGQVMKNVAGYDVSRMLAGSLGTLGLILEVSLKVLPQPFAELTLQFEMNAVDAVRKLNEWGGQPLPITGSAWRSDLLVIRLAGASAAIKAARVKMGGELVDAIHAAKFWHAIREQTDNFFADAGPGQALWRLAVPSTAEPHRLPGKQLIEWGGAQRWWITDADAQIVRSAARQDGGHATLFRYGEPGVSVFTPLPAPVMRIHRNLKSVFDPAGIFNPGRMYPEF; encoded by the coding sequence ATGACCGACACGACCGCAACCAACTCGTCGACCGCACCGATCGCATCGACCTCGACGACTTCGCCGATCGACACGCTCGAGCGCTTCCGCGCCGTCATCGAGCAAGCCACGGCACGACGGGCGCCGCTGCAACTGCGCGGCGGCGGCACCAAGGCCTGGTACGGACAGCAGCGCGTGGGCGAGGTGCTCGATACGCGCGCATACAGCGGCATCGTCGCCTACGACGCCGCCGAGCTCGTCATCACGGCGCGCTGCGGTACACCGCTCGCCGACGTGGAAGCCGCGCTCGCCGACCGCAATCAGTTGCTGCCCTTCGAGCCGCCCTACTTCGGCCCGGGCGCGACGATCGGCGGTGTGGTGGCTGCCGGTCTGGCCGGGCCGCGACGCAGCGCGGTCGGCTCGGTGCGCGATTTCGTCCTCGGCGCGAAACTCATGGACGGACGCGGCCACGTGCTGAACTTCGGTGGTCAGGTGATGAAGAACGTCGCCGGCTACGACGTCTCGCGCATGCTCGCGGGATCGCTCGGCACGCTCGGTCTTATCCTGGAAGTCTCGCTCAAGGTGCTGCCGCAGCCGTTCGCCGAACTCACGCTGCAGTTCGAGATGAACGCCGTCGACGCCGTGCGCAAGCTCAACGAATGGGGCGGGCAGCCGCTCCCGATCACCGGCAGCGCATGGCGCAGCGATTTGCTGGTCATCCGTCTGGCGGGTGCGTCGGCCGCGATCAAGGCGGCACGCGTGAAGATGGGCGGCGAGCTGGTCGATGCGATCCACGCCGCGAAGTTCTGGCACGCCATCCGCGAGCAGACCGACAACTTCTTCGCCGATGCGGGACCGGGGCAGGCGCTATGGCGTCTGGCGGTGCCGTCGACGGCCGAGCCGCATCGCCTGCCTGGCAAACAGCTCATCGAGTGGGGAGGCGCGCAACGCTGGTGGATCACCGATGCGGACGCGCAAATCGTGCGCTCGGCCGCGCGGCAGGATGGTGGGCACGCCACGCTGTTCCGCTACGGCGAACCGGGCGTGAGCGTGTTCACGCCGTTGCCCGCGCCGGTCATGCGCATTCATCGCAACCTGAAATCGGTCTTCGACCCCGCGGGCATCTTCAATCCGGGACGGATGTATCCGGAGTTCTGA
- a CDS encoding PLP-dependent aminotransferase family protein, with protein MEAATPTAPAISAATPATTAAPPLDGADVARPAASTPTAPTARASGAGAQSGHSERTPLYRQLADHYRRAIEAGTLAPGDRMPSVRVLMERHQVSLSTALQTCRHLEAQGVLEARPRSGYFVRTPARASLALVDEPREWVPDLAQYVGINQRVSSILARGLQANVKVNFAVAHGSASLYPVAELRQATIRALRDHPMLYGEPPPGGGEPRFRAAIARRALEARMSINPDEIVVTHGCIEAINLALRAVASAGDVVAVESPTYYALLQTLESMGIRALEIPTSPQTGISLEALDLASQTYDNIKAVIVVPHFQNPLGSVMPDAHKARLVAWAESRGIAIIEDDTYSALGDDDNIPAAIRSWDTTGNVIHCASLHKTMAPGMRLGWIAGGKWQWRVEMLKYAQTRPNEALAQIAMGEFMDSPRYDRHLRRLRAQLREHRAAMADAIATYFPAGTRLTLPAGGLSLWVEMPGGVSSEQLFDAALAKGIRVAPGSLFSNSTRYDHFLRVNGGQPFTREVERAVRTLANEVVRLLDVKR; from the coding sequence ATGGAAGCCGCCACCCCTACCGCCCCCGCCATCTCCGCTGCCACCCCCGCTACGACCGCCGCGCCTCCGCTCGACGGGGCTGACGTCGCGCGGCCGGCGGCATCGACACCCACCGCACCCACCGCCCGCGCGTCCGGCGCGGGCGCGCAATCCGGCCACTCCGAGCGCACGCCGCTCTACCGCCAACTCGCCGATCATTACCGCCGCGCGATCGAGGCCGGCACGCTCGCACCCGGCGATCGCATGCCGAGCGTGCGCGTGCTGATGGAGCGGCATCAGGTGAGCCTGTCGACGGCGTTACAGACGTGTCGCCATCTGGAAGCGCAGGGCGTGCTCGAAGCACGGCCGCGCTCGGGATACTTCGTGCGCACGCCGGCGCGCGCGAGTCTCGCCCTGGTGGACGAGCCGCGCGAGTGGGTGCCCGACCTGGCGCAATACGTGGGCATCAACCAGCGGGTGTCGTCGATCCTTGCGCGCGGTCTGCAGGCCAACGTCAAGGTCAACTTCGCGGTGGCGCACGGTTCGGCATCGCTCTATCCCGTGGCGGAACTTCGGCAAGCGACCATTCGGGCGTTGCGCGATCACCCGATGCTCTATGGCGAGCCCCCACCCGGAGGCGGCGAGCCGCGCTTTCGCGCCGCCATTGCCAGGCGCGCGCTCGAAGCGCGCATGAGCATCAATCCGGACGAGATTGTCGTCACGCACGGCTGCATCGAGGCGATCAATCTCGCGCTGCGCGCGGTGGCGAGCGCCGGCGACGTGGTTGCCGTCGAATCGCCGACGTATTACGCGCTGCTGCAAACGCTCGAGAGCATGGGCATTCGCGCGCTCGAGATTCCCACGAGCCCGCAGACCGGCATCTCGCTCGAAGCGCTCGATCTGGCGAGCCAGACTTACGACAACATCAAGGCGGTCATCGTCGTGCCGCATTTTCAGAATCCGCTGGGCTCGGTGATGCCGGACGCGCACAAGGCGCGCCTGGTCGCATGGGCGGAATCGCGCGGCATCGCCATCATCGAAGACGACACCTACTCGGCGCTCGGCGACGACGACAACATTCCGGCGGCGATTCGCTCATGGGACACCACCGGCAACGTGATCCACTGCGCATCGCTGCACAAGACCATGGCGCCCGGCATGCGGCTCGGCTGGATTGCGGGCGGCAAGTGGCAGTGGCGCGTGGAGATGCTCAAGTACGCGCAGACGCGTCCCAACGAGGCGCTCGCACAGATCGCGATGGGCGAGTTCATGGACTCGCCGCGTTACGACAGGCATCTGCGCCGGCTGCGTGCGCAGTTGCGCGAACATCGCGCCGCGATGGCCGATGCCATTGCCACGTACTTCCCGGCGGGCACGCGTCTGACATTGCCGGCCGGCGGGTTGAGCCTGTGGGTCGAGATGCCCGGGGGCGTGAGCTCGGAGCAACTGTTCGATGCGGCGCTGGCGAAGGGGATTCGCGTGGCGCCGGGCAGTCTCTTCTCCAACTCCACGCGCTACGATCACTTCCTGCGGGTCAACGGTGGTCAGCCGTTCACGCGTGAGGTCGAGCGCGCCGTGCGCACGCTTGCGAACGAAGTCGTGCGTTTGCTGGACGTCAAACGGTGA
- a CDS encoding glutathione peroxidase has product MSADSQQIYDFSVDTLAGETVGLSRYRGKVLLIVNTASECGFTPQYAGLQTLYEQLGPRGLEVLAFPCNQFGKQEPGDAEAIRSFCDLRFHVTFPMFAKIDVKGPDAAPLYQFLTRERRGVLGTKAIKWNFTKFLVDASGRVVARYAPTVKPDAIRADIEKLLPA; this is encoded by the coding sequence ATGAGCGCGGACTCACAGCAGATCTACGATTTTTCGGTCGACACGCTCGCGGGCGAGACCGTCGGCCTGTCGCGGTATCGCGGCAAGGTACTGCTCATCGTCAATACGGCGAGCGAATGCGGCTTCACGCCGCAGTACGCCGGCCTGCAGACGCTGTACGAGCAACTGGGCCCGCGCGGGCTCGAAGTGCTCGCGTTCCCCTGCAATCAGTTCGGCAAGCAGGAACCGGGCGACGCCGAGGCGATTCGCAGCTTCTGCGATCTGCGCTTTCACGTGACGTTTCCGATGTTCGCCAAGATCGACGTCAAGGGGCCGGATGCCGCGCCGCTGTACCAGTTTCTGACGCGGGAAAGGCGCGGCGTGCTCGGCACCAAGGCGATCAAGTGGAACTTCACCAAGTTCCTTGTCGACGCATCGGGCCGCGTGGTGGCGCGCTACGCGCCGACCGTCAAGCCGGACGCGATTCGGGCGGATATCGAGAAACTGTTGCCGGCCTGA
- a CDS encoding YggS family pyridoxal phosphate-dependent enzyme, whose protein sequence is MSTIAAHLDDVLSRIAQATADAGRPAGSVRLLAVSKTFGADAVRTAAAAGQRAFGENYVQESLDKMATLAGETVGGEALEWHFIGPLQSNKTRPVAEHFAWVHSVDRLKIAERLSAQRPAGMPPLQICLQINISGEASKSGVPPEDAPTVARAIAALPNLRLRGLMAIPEPETDPARQRAPFRAVRELFDALRADGLALDTLSMGMSGDLEAAIAEGATMVRIGTAIFGARDYGPRA, encoded by the coding sequence ATGTCGACCATCGCCGCACACCTCGACGACGTCCTGTCCCGGATTGCCCAAGCCACCGCGGACGCTGGCCGACCGGCGGGCAGCGTGCGCTTGCTTGCCGTATCGAAGACGTTCGGCGCCGATGCCGTGCGCACCGCCGCAGCAGCCGGCCAGCGGGCCTTCGGCGAGAACTACGTGCAGGAGTCGCTCGACAAGATGGCGACCCTCGCGGGCGAGACCGTCGGGGGCGAAGCGCTCGAATGGCATTTCATCGGCCCGCTGCAGAGCAACAAGACCCGGCCCGTGGCTGAACATTTCGCCTGGGTGCATTCCGTCGATCGGTTGAAGATCGCGGAGCGCCTGAGCGCGCAGCGTCCGGCCGGCATGCCCCCGCTGCAGATCTGTCTACAGATCAACATCAGCGGCGAGGCCAGCAAGAGCGGCGTGCCGCCCGAGGACGCGCCCACAGTCGCGCGCGCCATCGCGGCGCTGCCGAATCTGCGACTGCGCGGGCTAATGGCGATCCCGGAGCCGGAGACCGATCCGGCACGCCAGCGCGCGCCGTTCCGTGCCGTGCGCGAGTTGTTCGACGCGCTGCGCGCCGACGGGCTCGCGCTCGACACATTGTCGATGGGCATGTCCGGCGATCTAGAAGCGGCAATTGCCGAAGGTGCGACAATGGTTCGCATCGGCACAGCGATTTTTGGCGCACGCGATTACGGCCCCCGGGCGTGA
- the proC gene encoding pyrroline-5-carboxylate reductase, whose product MRIAFIGGGNMANALIGGLVKRGTAPRDILAIDVNESTREGLAKQYGVETAGAPNDRLRDYDTLVLAVKPQVLKDVAQALQPHLNGQLVISIAAGIRASDLARWLGGHNQIVRCMPNTPALIGMGITGLAALSGVDSDQRKRAENVLSAAGQVVWVEKESQLDAVTAISGSGPAYVFYFIEALEQAAKELDFSPEQGRQLAIATFTGASQLAAQSSEPVSVLRERVTSKGGTTFAALSSFDRDAIKDAIVRGVHAANKRAKELGDELGDKPNDA is encoded by the coding sequence ATGAGAATTGCATTCATCGGCGGCGGCAACATGGCCAACGCCTTGATCGGCGGACTCGTCAAGCGCGGCACGGCCCCGCGCGACATTCTCGCGATCGACGTCAACGAATCGACCCGTGAGGGCCTCGCCAAGCAATACGGCGTCGAAACCGCCGGTGCACCGAACGATCGCCTGCGCGACTACGACACACTCGTGCTGGCCGTCAAACCGCAGGTGCTCAAGGACGTCGCGCAGGCGCTTCAGCCGCATCTGAACGGACAGTTGGTCATCAGCATTGCCGCCGGAATACGCGCGTCGGACCTGGCACGCTGGCTCGGCGGACACAACCAGATCGTGCGCTGCATGCCGAACACGCCGGCGCTCATCGGCATGGGTATCACCGGGCTGGCCGCACTCTCGGGGGTGGACTCGGATCAGCGCAAGCGCGCGGAGAATGTGCTGAGCGCGGCCGGTCAGGTTGTCTGGGTGGAGAAGGAGAGCCAGCTCGACGCGGTGACCGCCATCTCGGGCAGCGGCCCGGCCTACGTGTTCTATTTCATCGAAGCGCTGGAGCAGGCGGCCAAAGAGCTGGACTTCTCGCCCGAGCAAGGGCGTCAGCTTGCCATCGCGACGTTCACGGGGGCCTCGCAACTGGCCGCCCAGTCGAGCGAACCGGTAAGCGTGCTGCGTGAGCGCGTGACGTCCAAGGGCGGTACGACGTTTGCCGCACTGAGTTCGTTCGATCGCGACGCCATCAAGGACGCGATCGTGCGCGGCGTGCATGCCGCGAACAAGCGGGCAAAGGAACTGGGCGACGAACTGGGCGACAAACCGAACGACGCCTGA
- the ubiA gene encoding 4-hydroxybenzoate octaprenyltransferase, with product MLLAQRFPLYFRLVRLDKPIGTVLLLWPTLSALWIASNGHPEPWMVAIFTLGTFLMRSAGCAINDYADRDFDKFVKRTKERPITSGRIHAWEAVAVAATLAIVSFVLILPLNALTKWLSIPALFVAGTYPFTKRFLAIPQAYLGVAFGFGIPMAFAAVQNQVPVLAWVLLLSNVFWSVAYDTEYAMVDRDDDLKIGIKTSAITFGRFDVIAIMICYAVALGIQAGVGVLLGFGWPFWLGMAVAVSFAIYHYFLIRGRERMPCFAAFRHNNWLGAAVFAGIAGHYLLVAQS from the coding sequence ATGTTGCTCGCTCAACGCTTCCCGCTGTATTTCCGCCTCGTTCGTCTCGACAAGCCGATCGGCACGGTGCTGCTGTTGTGGCCGACGCTCTCGGCGCTGTGGATCGCGTCGAACGGGCATCCCGAGCCATGGATGGTGGCGATCTTCACGCTCGGCACCTTCCTGATGCGCTCGGCCGGCTGTGCGATCAACGACTACGCCGACCGCGACTTCGACAAGTTCGTCAAGCGCACGAAGGAGCGCCCGATCACGTCGGGCCGTATCCATGCGTGGGAAGCGGTGGCGGTGGCGGCCACGCTTGCCATCGTGAGCTTCGTGCTGATCCTGCCGCTCAACGCGCTCACCAAGTGGCTGTCGATTCCGGCGCTGTTCGTGGCGGGCACCTATCCGTTCACCAAGCGTTTTCTCGCCATCCCGCAGGCGTATCTGGGCGTGGCGTTCGGTTTCGGCATTCCGATGGCGTTCGCCGCCGTGCAGAACCAGGTGCCGGTGCTCGCGTGGGTGCTGCTGCTCTCGAACGTGTTCTGGTCGGTGGCGTACGACACCGAATATGCGATGGTCGATCGCGACGACGATCTGAAAATCGGCATCAAGACGTCGGCCATCACCTTCGGCCGCTTCGACGTGATTGCGATCATGATCTGCTACGCCGTTGCGCTCGGGATTCAGGCGGGCGTGGGCGTGCTGCTCGGCTTCGGTTGGCCGTTCTGGCTGGGCATGGCGGTGGCCGTGAGCTTCGCGATCTATCACTACTTTCTCATTCGCGGCCGCGAGCGCATGCCTTGCTTCGCTGCGTTCCGCCACAACAACTGGCTCGGCGCCGCGGTCTTCGCGGGGATCGCCGGGCACTACCTGCTCGTTGCACAGAGTTGA